A stretch of Paenibacillus peoriae DNA encodes these proteins:
- a CDS encoding SDR family NAD(P)-dependent oxidoreductase, protein MGKFDGKVAVVTGGTSGIGLASAQQFVKEGAYVFITGRRQRELDEAVKQIGKNVTGVRGDISKSEDLDILFETVKREKGHLDILFANAGLGSFLPLGEITEAHYYKTFDVNVKGTIFTVQKALALFPNKRGSIILTGSTAGSTGMPAFSIYGASKAAIRQLVRSWILDMRGTEIRINILSPGTIVTPAYDELFGSKLDHLLEQAKNDIPLGRVGQVEEISNAVMFLASNESSYMNGVELFVDGGVAQV, encoded by the coding sequence ATGGGGAAATTTGACGGGAAGGTAGCAGTTGTAACCGGAGGTACAAGCGGCATCGGTCTCGCGTCGGCACAACAGTTCGTAAAAGAAGGGGCTTACGTTTTTATCACGGGACGCAGACAACGTGAACTGGATGAAGCAGTAAAGCAGATCGGAAAGAATGTTACAGGTGTCCGAGGTGACATATCTAAATCGGAAGATCTAGATATATTATTCGAAACAGTTAAGCGAGAAAAGGGACACTTGGACATTCTCTTTGCAAATGCCGGACTAGGGTCATTTCTTCCATTAGGAGAAATTACAGAAGCACACTACTACAAGACTTTCGATGTCAACGTGAAAGGAACCATCTTTACAGTACAAAAGGCATTAGCTTTGTTTCCAAATAAAAGAGGTTCGATTATTCTAACGGGATCCACTGCTGGCTCGACGGGGATGCCAGCGTTTAGTATCTATGGTGCATCCAAGGCAGCGATCAGACAGCTCGTCCGCAGCTGGATTCTTGATATGAGAGGGACCGAAATTCGTATAAACATCCTTAGTCCGGGAACAATCGTAACGCCGGCGTACGATGAGTTATTTGGCTCTAAACTAGATCATTTACTGGAACAGGCAAAAAATGATATTCCGCTCGGCAGAGTGGGGCAGGTTGAAGAGATCTCCAATGCTGTCATGTTCCTAGCCTCTAATGAAAGCAGCTATATGAACGGCGTTGAATTATTCGTAGATGGCGGAGTAGCTCAAGTTTAA
- a CDS encoding winged helix-turn-helix transcriptional regulator produces MKTFFCELEVTLEVIGGKWKGLVLYYLIKGPKRTGELKRLVHNISQKMLIQTLRELETDGLIRRKMYNQVPPKVEYSTTELGQSLEPILRSLCDWGGNYAEQSFAPGEIEILYLD; encoded by the coding sequence ATGAAAACATTTTTCTGTGAACTGGAAGTTACACTAGAGGTTATCGGAGGAAAGTGGAAGGGGCTTGTTCTGTACTATTTAATAAAAGGACCTAAACGGACGGGAGAGCTTAAGCGACTCGTTCATAATATATCGCAAAAGATGCTGATTCAAACCCTTCGGGAACTGGAAACAGACGGATTAATTCGCAGAAAGATGTACAATCAGGTACCGCCTAAGGTGGAATATTCAACGACGGAACTGGGTCAATCACTTGAACCCATTTTGAGATCGCTTTGTGATTGGGGGGGGAATTACGCAGAGCAATCCTTCGCTCCGGGCGAGATTGAGATTTTGTATCTGGATTAA
- a CDS encoding HAD-IA family hydrolase, giving the protein MLRMGEIVVGLEWGGLYRELLGDGNQLLMEGAMDVCHRLPKTHRMFVITNGITHTQIKRLKQSGLYKFFEDIFDSQSIGYQKPKEEFLNYAISHISEFNRKDALVIGDSLNTDIKGGLQSGIDTCWVNRTGQISPAEIKSTYTISNLMELTSIC; this is encoded by the coding sequence ATGTTGAGAATGGGGGAAATCGTGGTCGGCTTGGAATGGGGAGGTTTGTATAGAGAATTGTTGGGAGATGGAAACCAATTGCTTATGGAAGGCGCAATGGATGTCTGTCATCGCTTACCAAAGACCCATCGAATGTTCGTAATCACGAATGGTATCACTCACACGCAAATCAAACGCTTGAAGCAGTCTGGGCTATATAAGTTTTTCGAGGATATCTTTGATTCGCAAAGCATTGGTTATCAAAAACCGAAGGAGGAATTTCTCAATTACGCCATAAGTCATATTTCAGAATTTAATAGGAAGGATGCGCTTGTCATTGGAGATTCATTGAATACGGATATCAAAGGTGGTCTTCAGTCGGGCATTGACACCTGTTGGGTCAACAGAACCGGACAAATAAGTCCGGCAGAAATTAAAAGCACATATACAATCTCAAACTTAATGGAGCTCACTTCCATCTGTTAG
- a CDS encoding YiiG family protein, with translation MRKLSFFISIIMLGAMLSACSAITSTVDQATAGVTSGESKEIEKYNAYVRLNNLMTGRINEVLVHYFEKFGVDTQPVIEKNFSFIMLGVAETEREVIDKANGYTASQPAFANADPVVIKLTPVINDLLSVLDEMKAYYDTKGYVDDDFAKGKQLHTKLVSANLAYETVSKQYFTAMQKLGNEQRLAELQKLKDSDQQIRYNALKFMIDAEATAIEMDEQGITADNVLQLDMTKFKAKYDIMTADLSALMTISKDKNRVQKEGINSFSIRNYVDSATEAKAAASKIIERINKKEPVSDSDLNGQFLNTTDGTPENFNYKLSKAVERYNEIN, from the coding sequence TTGAGAAAGCTATCATTCTTTATTTCCATTATTATGTTGGGTGCAATGTTGTCCGCTTGTTCTGCCATTACATCCACCGTGGATCAAGCGACTGCAGGCGTTACGTCCGGCGAGAGCAAAGAAATCGAAAAATACAATGCGTATGTGAGGCTGAATAACTTGATGACAGGCAGAATCAATGAGGTTCTGGTTCATTATTTCGAGAAGTTCGGAGTGGATACACAGCCTGTAATCGAGAAGAACTTCAGCTTCATCATGCTCGGCGTTGCTGAAACTGAGCGGGAAGTTATTGATAAAGCGAACGGCTATACCGCAAGCCAACCTGCTTTTGCGAACGCAGATCCCGTAGTGATCAAACTGACACCGGTCATCAATGATCTGTTGTCCGTCCTGGACGAGATGAAAGCCTACTATGATACAAAAGGCTACGTGGATGATGACTTCGCAAAAGGAAAACAGCTGCATACCAAGCTGGTAAGTGCCAATCTCGCTTACGAGACTGTCTCCAAACAATACTTCACGGCTATGCAAAAATTGGGTAACGAGCAGCGTCTGGCTGAACTGCAAAAACTCAAGGATTCAGACCAGCAGATCAGGTATAATGCCTTGAAGTTCATGATAGATGCCGAGGCTACGGCCATTGAAATGGATGAGCAGGGTATCACCGCCGACAATGTGCTGCAGCTTGATATGACGAAGTTTAAAGCCAAATACGACATTATGACCGCAGATCTAAGTGCGCTCATGACAATCTCAAAAGACAAGAATCGAGTTCAAAAAGAAGGGATTAACAGCTTCAGTATCAGGAACTATGTTGACTCAGCCACTGAGGCAAAAGCGGCTGCTTCAAAAATTATTGAACGCATCAATAAGAAGGAACCTGTATCTGATTCTGACCTGAACGGCCAGTTCCTGAACACTACGGATGGCACACCTGAGAATTTCAATTATAAGCTAAGCAAGGCAGTCGAACGATATAATGAAATAAATTAA
- a CDS encoding fibronectin type III domain-containing protein, protein MKVGFTKKFGVLFGILMFVMVTFLGSNSYAASVGQRLSEPEEGWERYDDGNKSITYLGSWVHDYSGDEYNSTSKWTSQSGAQIKFSFYGTKLRLIGTRYPDRPNNVQITIDNINEVFSQNGPFSRQNLTFEKTGLSEGRHNVTITVPQFSGVYDLDAIDIDKNGKLLDVNTATNLKATAGDSQVTLKWDQIENAESYTVKYGTESGKYTETATATKDVYGNFTIPGLTNGTKYYFVVSAKVNGVDSEYSNEASATPQGGGGQTDPEQPTGNRAILVVTMTTGLEKEFDLSMKEVNDFISWYEGKQAGSGSASYAINKHDNNKGPFSSRKDYMLYDRILTFEVSEYSK, encoded by the coding sequence GTGAAAGTCGGTTTTACTAAGAAATTTGGTGTTTTGTTTGGGATTCTTATGTTTGTAATGGTCACCTTTTTAGGCTCAAATTCGTATGCAGCTTCAGTAGGACAGAGGCTTTCTGAACCAGAAGAAGGATGGGAACGTTATGATGATGGGAATAAAAGTATTACGTACCTTGGATCGTGGGTACATGATTATTCTGGGGATGAATACAACAGCACTTCAAAATGGACGAGCCAATCAGGAGCACAGATTAAGTTCTCATTCTATGGAACAAAACTGAGACTGATTGGTACAAGATATCCAGATAGACCCAATAATGTGCAGATTACAATAGATAATATTAATGAAGTTTTTTCTCAAAATGGACCGTTTTCAAGACAAAATCTAACATTTGAAAAAACAGGACTATCAGAAGGAAGACATAATGTAACAATTACTGTTCCACAGTTTTCCGGTGTCTATGATTTGGATGCAATCGATATTGATAAAAATGGAAAACTGTTGGATGTTAATACTGCCACTAATCTCAAAGCAACAGCTGGAGACAGTCAGGTTACTTTAAAATGGGATCAAATTGAGAATGCAGAAAGCTACACAGTAAAATACGGAACAGAATCAGGTAAATACACTGAAACTGCTACAGCAACAAAAGACGTTTATGGAAACTTCACTATTCCAGGTCTGACCAACGGAACGAAATACTACTTTGTTGTAAGTGCTAAAGTAAATGGTGTGGATTCAGAATATTCCAATGAAGCATCTGCGACTCCACAAGGGGGAGGCGGTCAAACTGACCCTGAGCAGCCAACGGGCAATCGTGCTATTCTGGTGGTTACCATGACAACCGGTTTAGAGAAGGAATTTGATTTGAGTATGAAAGAGGTCAATGACTTTATCTCCTGGTACGAAGGCAAACAGGCTGGTTCTGGATCGGCTTCATATGCAATCAATAAACACGATAACAATAAAGGTCCATTCAGCAGCCGTAAGGACTACATGCTTTATGATCGTATCCTCACGTTTGAAGTAAGTGAATACTCTAAATAA
- a CDS encoding WGxxGxxG family protein, translated as MLKKMKIMAVVALMISSFGAAVAFAENSQNNMGTNDNGRTQMLTTTNNNDNDNNNNWGWLGLLGLIGLAGLKRREPENHSKR; from the coding sequence ATGTTGAAAAAAATGAAGATAATGGCTGTTGTTGCATTAATGATTTCAAGCTTTGGAGCGGCAGTAGCATTTGCTGAAAACAGTCAAAACAATATGGGCACAAACGACAATGGTAGAACACAAATGCTAACTACTACTAATAATAATGATAACGATAATAATAATAATTGGGGGTGGCTTGGTCTGTTGGGGTTAATTGGATTGGCAGGTTTAAAACGTCGCGAGCCTGAAAACCACAGTAAAAGATAA
- a CDS encoding helix-turn-helix transcriptional regulator: MKHTPTIRTELDKYLKQESMSLTQFGHIAGMNRGIVSAIVTGNKSMSVNQLDLITEAMGLPEGYFYDLFIENYIIDTPPNMRRIEPFLFRCAELDKLGAIRQVVGTIMDNLLYSPKLFEIAEMLLAQGRNDAALLLYEGVAEAEKYQHSERLAICQYRIFTIQIGDDQSRNIKAAILFEPYVERLDELDQLDALKDLANVYRALRKWDKVDELARKMRDKAEIQYTLKHEQKSRERNESTKKLTRPLFVYISYADLLCASVCEAQGNYQQALEYTYTYANLDWVKETDDDTQHWISLFKSWAEGNTYVYKLLSGDISVLQDYVEYIAATSATNENEKISKLLNVIISANQYSIDVEGILQQFEAEINAFAQQQLSSDDMYTQQVIPDYIAWFGYELSYYYLHRGSYIDGFKHLMYSLVSYHTLNNETCFINCLGLFLHFRDYATPETKAAFLNFMEKVWMTNVEKNGTANHRG, from the coding sequence ATGAAGCATACACCTACGATACGAACAGAATTAGACAAATACTTAAAACAAGAGAGCATGAGTCTAACGCAATTCGGGCATATAGCAGGCATGAATAGGGGAATAGTAAGCGCTATTGTGACGGGGAATAAGTCTATGTCTGTTAACCAGCTTGACCTAATTACTGAAGCTATGGGTTTACCGGAGGGCTACTTTTACGATTTATTCATAGAAAACTACATCATCGACACCCCACCGAATATGAGGCGAATCGAGCCGTTTTTGTTTCGCTGTGCGGAGTTGGACAAGTTAGGCGCGATCCGTCAAGTGGTGGGAACCATCATGGACAATCTACTCTATTCACCCAAACTATTTGAGATTGCAGAAATGTTATTAGCGCAGGGACGAAATGATGCTGCATTGCTGCTCTATGAGGGCGTAGCTGAAGCCGAGAAGTACCAACATTCTGAACGTTTAGCCATCTGTCAATATCGCATATTCACGATTCAGATTGGAGATGATCAAAGCCGAAATATCAAGGCTGCTATACTGTTTGAGCCTTATGTCGAGCGACTAGATGAATTAGATCAGCTTGACGCATTGAAGGATTTGGCTAACGTATATAGGGCTTTACGTAAATGGGACAAGGTTGATGAACTAGCCCGAAAAATGAGAGATAAAGCGGAAATCCAATATACTTTGAAACATGAACAGAAGAGTCGAGAGCGTAATGAATCTACTAAGAAGCTAACTCGTCCCTTGTTTGTATACATTTCTTATGCCGATTTATTGTGTGCGAGTGTCTGTGAAGCTCAAGGCAACTATCAACAAGCTCTAGAATATACATACACCTACGCTAATCTAGATTGGGTTAAAGAGACTGACGACGATACTCAACACTGGATTAGCTTGTTCAAAAGTTGGGCAGAAGGTAATACTTACGTATATAAACTGTTGTCAGGAGATATAAGTGTGCTTCAAGATTATGTTGAATATATTGCAGCAACATCCGCCACTAACGAGAATGAGAAAATCTCAAAACTGTTGAATGTTATAATTTCAGCAAACCAATATAGTATAGATGTAGAAGGTATACTTCAGCAATTTGAAGCCGAAATAAATGCTTTTGCACAACAGCAACTATCATCAGATGATATGTATACCCAACAAGTGATACCGGATTATATCGCGTGGTTTGGTTACGAGTTATCTTATTATTATTTACATCGAGGTTCTTACATTGATGGTTTTAAACATTTGATGTATTCATTAGTAAGTTATCATACACTAAATAATGAGACTTGTTTTATAAACTGTTTGGGTTTGTTTTTACATTTTCGGGATTATGCGACTCCTGAAACCAAAGCAGCATTTTTAAATTTTATGGAAAAGGTGTGGATGACCAATGTTGAAAAAAATGGTACTGCTAATCATCGCGGCTAG
- a CDS encoding DUF3231 family protein — protein sequence MGILSGNPKDEPMHYGEVYSVWQFSALAKGSVSFYQACLNHAGDKELKKILDDLIDQAKLEIQECDAMLTDNGIAPAPILPERPPVKLEDIPVGARFTDPEIAAKIALDTSVGLTSCSQAMGQSIREDIGALFAKYHLTKTALGVRILKMNKEKGWLIPPPLQLKRPEPVKA from the coding sequence ATGGGTATCCTAAGCGGGAATCCAAAAGACGAGCCCATGCATTACGGAGAAGTTTATAGTGTGTGGCAGTTTTCAGCGTTAGCGAAAGGCAGCGTTTCATTTTACCAAGCATGTTTAAACCACGCAGGAGACAAAGAGCTCAAAAAAATACTGGATGATCTTATTGATCAAGCTAAACTGGAAATCCAAGAATGCGACGCAATGCTTACTGATAATGGGATTGCCCCAGCTCCTATTTTGCCTGAAAGACCCCCTGTGAAACTTGAGGATATCCCGGTTGGTGCAAGGTTTACTGATCCCGAAATCGCAGCTAAAATCGCATTAGATACCTCTGTAGGATTGACATCTTGCAGCCAAGCTATGGGTCAATCCATTAGAGAAGACATCGGGGCTTTATTTGCGAAATATCATCTAACTAAAACTGCTTTGGGAGTTCGTATTTTAAAAATGAATAAAGAAAAGGGTTGGCTAATACCTCCCCCTCTTCAATTAAAAAGACCTGAACCAGTTAAAGCCTAA